Proteins co-encoded in one Rhopalosiphum maidis isolate BTI-1 chromosome 2, ASM367621v3, whole genome shotgun sequence genomic window:
- the LOC113552010 gene encoding LHFPL tetraspan subfamily member 2 protein, with protein MYFILTAKSLLWATLSVVSTITLFTAIYSPKWLIGPTDYNCLSSKSLPAETNNTVDSPYYEVRCRPSVGIYYRCKKINGNQHCGSFAVEGLATDSTMFPFVWKVGLVLMSAGVFVSFLMAALAVVSFCKQSISKKSVFGIAGSGQGLAVLLYLIGVICFAAGWGSERVVMLCGTQSVPFVSADCTNGSGLYTAAFGIVLTFATAMLSGPADRATSSDKVALQLEQGENIVFLL; from the exons ATGTATTTCATTCTAACCGCTAAAAGTCTACTGTGGGCCACGTTGAGCGTGGTGTCCACCATTACTCTATTCACGGCCATTTACTCGCCGAAATGGCTCATCGGACCTACTGATTACAACTGTCTATCGAGCAAATCGTTGCCCGCTGAAA CGAACAACACCGTAGACTCGCCGTACTACGAAGTGCGCTGCCGCCCGTCCGTGGGCATTTACTACCGGTGTAAGAAAATCAACGGTAACCAGCACTGTGGTTCGTTCGCTGTCGAAGGACTGGCTACGGATTCAACGATGTTCCCGTTCGTATGGAAGGTTGGCCTGGTGTTAATGTCCGCTGGCGTTTTCGTCAGTTTTTTAATGGCTGCTTTGGCCGTGGTCAGCTTTTGCAAACAATCAATAAGCAAGAAAAGCGTGTTTGGGATAGCTGGTTCTGGGCAAGGACTCGCcg TTTTACTCTATCTGATCGGTGTTATTTGTTTCGCCGCTGGTTGGGGTTCGGAACGCGTGGTGATGCTGTGTGGTACTCAATCCGTGCCTTTTGTCTCTGCGGATTGCACGAATG GATCAGGTTTGTACACTGCAGCTTTTGGTATTGTTCTCACTTTCGCCACTGCCATGTTGTCGGGGCCAGCGGACCGGGCAACGTCTAGCGACAAAGTAGCACTTCAACTCGAACAAGGAGAAAATAttgtctttttattataa